The Candidatus Curtissbacteria bacterium DNA window TAAAAATGCTCTTACCAAAAGTAGTATCCGTCCTATTAATAACATCGTCGACATCACAAATTACGTCATGTTGGAATTGGGCCAACCAATGCACGCGTTCGACTATGACAAAATCTTAGGCAGCAAAATGATCCTTCGCCCAAGCCGAGAGGGCGAAAAAATAAAAACGATCGATGAGCTGATAAGAAAACTTCCAAAGGGCGCAATAGTCATCGAAGACGAAAAAAGGCCCATCGACCTCTGTGGAATAATGGGCGGCGCGAACTCCGCGATCAACAGCAGAACCAAAAGGGTTCTCTTCTTCGTTCAGGCTTACGACCCGATAACAATCAGAAAAACGACTCAAGCGTTAGCATTTAGAACAGACGCGGCGGCGAGATTTGAAAAGGGAATCGACCTCGAAGGAATACTGCCAGCGATGTCGCGCGCAATTTATCTTGCAAAGAAAACGTCAGGCGCCAAAATCGCTTCCGAGCTAATCGATATATATAAGGAAAAACCAACGCCCAAAACGATCAACCTTTATATTTCGAAGCTAAACAGCTACCTTGGAATGGAATTTGAGCCCGTCAAGGCTGCTGGAATCCTGTCCCTTTTGGGCTTTAAGGTAAAGACGTCACCGGCGGCGATAACAGCTACAGCACCCTCCTGGCGAACCCAGGACATGGAAACACAAGAGGATCTGGTAGAGGAAATCGCGCGCGTATATGGCTATCACAATTTGCCCAAAAAACTCCCTTCCGGCCAAATTCCGCTGGAAGAAGAAAGTATCCTTTCAAAAGTAATCGAGCTTAAAGGTGCACTCAAGTATTTGGGCCTGACAGAAATTATTTCTTATTCGATTATTTCCGAACAATTCCTAAAACTTTCCGGCGCGCACAAAGATCAGACAGTAGAGCTTGCTAACCCGCTGACATCCGAATGGCAGTATATGCGTCCGACAGTTTTGATTTCTCTGGCAGACGCGATCGCCAAAAACCAAAATATTTCCGACAACATCAAAATCTTCGAAGTTGCCAAGACCTACAT harbors:
- the pheT gene encoding phenylalanine--tRNA ligase subunit beta, translating into MNLLIPVNWLREYLKTDVAAKTIASYLTLSGPSVERIEKKGDDFIFDVEVTTNRPDAFSIYGLAREANAILAAQGEKSKLVDPKGLDLPLEPDNHAQYTLDVLIKDPKLCPRFTAIILDNVKIRPSPAFIKNALTKSSIRPINNIVDITNYVMLELGQPMHAFDYDKILGSKMILRPSREGEKIKTIDELIRKLPKGAIVIEDEKRPIDLCGIMGGANSAINSRTKRVLFFVQAYDPITIRKTTQALAFRTDAAARFEKGIDLEGILPAMSRAIYLAKKTSGAKIASELIDIYKEKPTPKTINLYISKLNSYLGMEFEPVKAAGILSLLGFKVKTSPAAITATAPSWRTQDMETQEDLVEEIARVYGYHNLPKKLPSGQIPLEEESILSKVIELKGALKYLGLTEIISYSIISEQFLKLSGAHKDQTVELANPLTSEWQYMRPTVLISLADAIAKNQNISDNIKIFEVAKTYIKNGDDLPTQDLMLTIALQKTDFYAIKGIVENIFEVVKRKASFSQLKSANSLFEKELSAQVKIGDKVVGTLGMLNESVTDNLGVDGSIAAAELNLTEIYQLPATSYSYKPVPKYPPVIEDISAIVGKKMPIGEIIEEVKKAGDPLVKKVEILDIFEDEKLGENKKSVTLRLTYQKSSGTPTQEEVAQVRDKIISHLEKSLYAKVRK